From a region of the Candidatus Acidiferrales bacterium genome:
- a CDS encoding sialate O-acetylesterase, with protein sequence MRTSRMFLVPFSVLVLFAAETAYSYVRLPHLISDGMVLQRDDSVRIWGWASPGEKVVVRFLGRADSIMAGSDGRWAIMLSPMNAGGPYSMEIDGSNHIVLNDILVGDVWVCSGQSNMQLPMARVKWKYEDVVANSANPYIRQLLVPNAYDFGAPKEDIQWAQWQPANPWTVLQFTAAGYFFAKTLYEKYHVPIGLINASVGGTPIEAWMSKDALKDFPLILERGEKFSDSAFRDSITKVNNSVSDEWNSNVWQQDEGLKGDRPWYDPTCDDSQWSTMDLPAYWADEGLKNTNGVVWFRRQFNVPASLAGKPAKLIMGRIVDADYDYVNGVFVGSVSYQYPPRRYDVAPGVLKAGRNTVVVRVINSGGRGGFIKDKQYALVIGNHTINLAGSWKCKVGVAVPPMPFGGPTIIYQPFGCFNAMIAPLLNYTIKGVIWYQGESNAGNPGGYAEKFAAMITDWRKKWHEGDFPFLYVQLPNYGEPVVQPAESGMARLREAQLQTLSVPNTGMAITIDIGEWNDIHPLDKGDVGKRLTLAAERVAYHDTTVVYSGPIFKSIEFKDNKAILSFTNIGKGLISRGGPLKTFEVCGGDGKTVWAKAIIKRDQVIVWSDSISDPTGVRYAWADTPQGANLYNKEGLPASPFVAGTWVQREY encoded by the coding sequence ATGAGAACCAGCAGAATGTTCCTTGTACCTTTTTCCGTTCTTGTCCTCTTTGCTGCGGAGACAGCCTATTCTTACGTGAGGCTTCCGCACCTGATCAGCGATGGGATGGTGTTGCAAAGAGACGATTCGGTCCGTATTTGGGGCTGGGCTTCGCCGGGCGAGAAGGTGGTCGTCAGGTTCTTGGGTCGAGCCGATTCTATTATGGCTGGTTCAGACGGGAGGTGGGCGATCATGCTTTCTCCGATGAATGCCGGCGGACCATACAGTATGGAGATTGATGGGAGCAATCACATTGTGTTGAATGATATCCTGGTCGGCGACGTATGGGTTTGTTCGGGTCAGTCGAACATGCAGTTGCCGATGGCAAGAGTCAAGTGGAAGTACGAAGATGTGGTTGCCAATTCCGCCAATCCTTACATAAGACAACTGCTCGTTCCCAATGCGTACGACTTCGGCGCGCCAAAGGAAGATATTCAATGGGCACAATGGCAGCCGGCGAATCCTTGGACAGTACTTCAGTTTACTGCCGCGGGTTACTTTTTTGCGAAAACGCTGTATGAAAAATATCACGTGCCAATCGGTCTGATCAATGCAAGCGTAGGCGGGACGCCCATCGAGGCATGGATGAGTAAGGATGCATTGAAGGATTTTCCTTTAATTCTCGAAAGAGGCGAAAAGTTCAGCGACAGTGCCTTCAGGGACAGCATTACGAAGGTAAATAATTCTGTAAGCGATGAGTGGAATAGCAATGTGTGGCAGCAGGATGAAGGATTGAAGGGCGACAGGCCGTGGTATGATCCGACATGTGATGACTCTCAGTGGTCTACGATGGATTTGCCGGCATATTGGGCAGATGAGGGTCTGAAGAATACGAATGGGGTCGTCTGGTTCAGAAGACAGTTTAACGTTCCGGCGTCCCTGGCAGGTAAACCGGCAAAGCTAATCATGGGCAGGATAGTCGATGCTGATTATGATTATGTCAACGGTGTCTTTGTTGGTTCCGTTTCATATCAATATCCGCCGCGTAGATACGACGTTGCGCCGGGAGTACTTAAGGCAGGCAGGAACACAGTAGTAGTACGTGTGATTAATTCAGGCGGTCGAGGGGGGTTCATAAAAGATAAACAATATGCACTGGTGATTGGAAATCACACGATCAATCTCGCCGGGAGTTGGAAATGTAAAGTAGGCGTTGCCGTGCCGCCGATGCCGTTTGGCGGGCCGACAATAATCTATCAACCCTTCGGGTGCTTCAACGCGATGATCGCTCCGCTTTTGAACTACACGATCAAAGGTGTCATATGGTATCAGGGCGAATCGAACGCGGGCAATCCCGGTGGGTATGCTGAGAAATTTGCAGCGATGATCACAGATTGGAGAAAAAAATGGCACGAAGGGGATTTTCCATTCTTATACGTCCAGCTTCCCAACTATGGCGAACCCGTCGTGCAACCAGCCGAAAGCGGCATGGCACGGCTGAGGGAAGCGCAGCTTCAAACACTCTCAGTTCCAAACACCGGCATGGCAATCACGATTGACATCGGCGAGTGGAACGATATTCATCCTCTGGACAAGGGTGACGTTGGGAAAAGACTGACGCTCGCTGCCGAGCGTGTTGCGTACCATGATACCACCGTAGTTTATTCAGGTCCAATCTTCAAATCGATAGAGTTCAAGGATAACAAAGCGATCCTTTCGTTTACGAATATTGGAAAAGGTTTGATTTCCAGAGGTGGTCCGCTTAAGACCTTTGAGGTATGTGGAGGAGACGGTAAGACTGTTTGGGCGAAGGCAATAATCAAACGAGACCAAGTGATTGTTTGGAGCGACTCCATCTCTGATCCAACCGGTGTTCGCTATGCATGGGCAGACACTCCACAGGGCGCAAACCTCTACAACAAGGAAGGCTTGCCTGCATCGCCTTTCGTGGCTGGGACATGGGTACAAAGGGAATATTGA
- a CDS encoding SDR family oxidoreductase, protein MKHTSNEISSAGTYRDLRDKVVLVTGGASGIGYAITQAFSANGSKVVVVGRDREKLESAKKEIGGKINSIRFDLNETDSLSDLVNEIRIDIGEVDVLVNNAGINLKKDALDVSNEEYENIVRTNQTAVFALTREVGKAMVARSSGSIIMISSMASQYGIPKVVAYTASKSAIEGMTRALAVEWSPHGVRVNCIAPGFIKTAMSSRALDNDSERKRKVLSRTPVGKLGEPSDVADAALFLASSQSKYITGVVLPVDGGNSIGF, encoded by the coding sequence ATGAAGCATACGTCAAATGAAATATCGTCTGCAGGCACTTATAGGGATCTACGGGATAAGGTCGTTCTTGTGACAGGCGGTGCAAGCGGCATAGGTTATGCGATTACGCAAGCGTTCTCGGCAAATGGTTCGAAGGTGGTCGTCGTCGGAAGAGACAGGGAGAAACTTGAGTCTGCCAAAAAGGAAATTGGTGGAAAGATCAACTCCATTCGATTTGACCTGAATGAAACAGACAGTTTATCCGATTTGGTTAATGAAATAAGGATCGATATTGGCGAGGTTGACGTGCTGGTGAATAATGCCGGAATCAACTTGAAAAAAGATGCGCTCGACGTTTCTAATGAAGAATATGAGAACATAGTTAGGACAAACCAGACAGCAGTTTTCGCGCTGACAAGAGAAGTCGGCAAAGCGATGGTCGCCCGTAGTTCCGGAAGCATAATAATGATCAGCTCGATGGCATCGCAATATGGCATTCCGAAAGTGGTTGCATATACGGCTTCAAAGTCTGCCATCGAAGGGATGACCCGAGCGCTCGCCGTCGAATGGTCACCGCACGGTGTGCGTGTCAATTGCATCGCTCCCGGTTTCATCAAAACCGCGATGTCGTCAAGAGCGCTCGACAATGACTCGGAGCGGAAGAGGAAAGTTCTATCTCGCACACCGGTGGGCAAACTTGGTGAGCCTTCCGATGTGGCTGATGCAGCATTGTTCCTTGCATCATCCCAATCGAAATACATCACTGGTGTGGTCCTGCCGGTCGACGGGGGGAACTCAATAGGGTTTTGA
- a CDS encoding endo-1,4-beta-xylanase — protein sequence MIVAVVILCFLSTPSFSQLALGRSKFVGNAITYGFQMPDNFLTYWNQVTPGNDGKWGSVENSQGAFGWSGLDVIYSFALTNGIPFKYHNLIWGSQQPGWISSLDSASQRAAVEAWIDSVGSRYRNMDFIDVVNEPFNSPPDGQNGRANYIRALGGTGATGWDWIVTAFTWARQYCAPGVKLLINEYNILQDNSRTSNYIALIDTLKVRGLIDGIGIQGHYFEFKDAAYLGSRYSYPVSTLKNNLDRIASATGLPIYISEFDIDEKDPIVQLHNFQIYFPLFWTDPAVKGMTLWGYNFGDTWKPYAYLDSLGVERPALKWLRTYLAQYLLQPVVISPIDTVGESTTPTMIWHSSEAASSYRLQVATDDIFSAVVVDSTVGDTLLQLPSLNENTKYYWRVAAMNASDTGDYSSSVSFVVGDTIDAVRKLEGIPAQFALSQNYPNPFNPSTVISYQLPSVSHVTLKVYDVLGREVAMLVDQKQGAGYYNVTFNAGNLPSGVYFYRLSADSKLITRKLVLVK from the coding sequence ATGATAGTGGCTGTCGTCATTTTGTGCTTCTTATCCACTCCGTCATTTTCACAGTTGGCTCTCGGCAGGAGCAAGTTTGTTGGAAACGCGATTACTTATGGTTTCCAGATGCCGGATAATTTCCTGACATATTGGAACCAGGTTACGCCGGGGAACGATGGCAAGTGGGGGAGCGTCGAAAACAGTCAAGGCGCGTTCGGCTGGTCCGGACTTGATGTCATTTACAGCTTTGCCCTGACGAACGGCATTCCTTTCAAGTATCACAACTTGATATGGGGATCGCAGCAACCTGGATGGATTAGTTCACTCGACTCAGCCAGTCAGAGGGCCGCCGTGGAAGCCTGGATCGACAGCGTCGGAAGCCGGTATCGAAATATGGATTTCATTGACGTTGTCAACGAGCCTTTCAACTCGCCTCCGGATGGGCAGAACGGAAGGGCAAATTACATTCGCGCGCTGGGAGGAACTGGAGCCACAGGTTGGGATTGGATCGTCACGGCATTTACGTGGGCGAGACAGTACTGCGCACCAGGCGTGAAGCTCCTGATTAACGAGTACAATATTTTGCAGGACAACAGTAGAACGAGCAATTACATTGCACTGATCGATACGCTTAAGGTAAGAGGTTTGATTGATGGAATCGGAATCCAGGGTCATTACTTCGAATTCAAGGATGCGGCTTATCTCGGCTCGAGATACTCTTATCCGGTAAGCACGCTGAAAAATAACCTTGACAGGATAGCCTCCGCCACGGGTTTACCAATCTACATTTCTGAATTTGATATTGACGAAAAAGATCCTATCGTTCAACTTCATAACTTTCAAATATATTTTCCTCTCTTCTGGACCGATCCTGCAGTGAAAGGCATGACTCTGTGGGGATATAATTTTGGTGACACATGGAAGCCTTATGCTTACCTGGATTCACTCGGGGTGGAGCGTCCGGCCCTTAAGTGGCTTCGGACGTATCTTGCACAATATTTGCTGCAGCCGGTAGTTATATCGCCTATCGATACGGTCGGCGAGTCAACCACCCCCACCATGATATGGCATTCATCAGAAGCTGCATCGTCGTATCGTTTGCAGGTAGCTACTGACGATATATTCTCCGCGGTCGTGGTAGATTCGACAGTTGGAGATACTCTTTTGCAGCTGCCCTCGTTAAATGAGAATACGAAATATTATTGGCGTGTTGCGGCGATGAATGCGAGTGACACAGGCGATTACAGTTCTTCAGTGAGCTTTGTTGTAGGAGATACGATCGATGCGGTAAGAAAGTTGGAAGGAATCCCGGCACAGTTCGCGCTTAGCCAGAATTATCCGAATCCATTTAACCCATCGACAGTGATCAGCTATCAGTTGCCGTCCGTCAGTCATGTTACATTGAAAGTCTACGATGTACTTGGCAGAGAAGTGGCAATGCTGGTGGATCAGAAGCAAGGAGCTGGATATTACAATGTCACGTTCAATGCCGGCAATCTGCCCAGCGGTGTGTACTTTTACCGTTTATCGGCCGACAGCAAGTTGATCACAAGAAAATTAGTTCTGGTGAAATAA
- a CDS encoding polysaccharide deacetylase family protein — protein sequence MATRAWDSYKAFDHRGIKSRTANHPEVPVITLLLFLLSFSHGGIAQTLSGPYQVGTWQGFRSAAVSYTFDDNCPNQLSIAVPMFDEFGFKLTLFTVTSSSWGWKADWSGLQKAASEGHEIASHTITHPNFSTLADSLQKQELEFSQDTINAHVTGQKCITIAYPYCVTGNSALVASYYIAARGCSGQIVAKTPSDFMNISSIVLGDQGLNAVAAIESPANSAVAAKGWCVYLIHGINGTEPGAYSPISQDTLLATLQYLNANPDEFWVAPFGTVARYIIERNSTSVTEISNYGDSIRVQLTDNLDSDYYDIPITIRRSLPEGWDSVVVLQNGDTLSSQMVKVDTVKYVMFDGVPNAGNITIVNETGTAVGLRGGFASPEAFGLLQNYPNPFNPSTKITYQLSKSGYVTLKVYDVLGRAVAVLVNQRQNAGNYNVTFDANNLSSGAYFYRISTEEFSDVKKLVLVR from the coding sequence ATGGCTACGCGAGCGTGGGATTCTTACAAAGCATTCGATCATCGCGGAATTAAATCCCGAACTGCAAATCATCCGGAGGTGCCGGTGATCACATTGTTGCTGTTTCTTTTGTCATTTAGCCATGGTGGCATCGCCCAGACACTCTCGGGTCCCTATCAGGTGGGGACATGGCAGGGATTTCGTTCCGCGGCTGTGAGCTACACGTTCGATGATAATTGTCCCAATCAGCTTTCAATTGCCGTCCCCATGTTCGATGAGTTTGGGTTCAAGCTGACGCTGTTCACGGTAACGAGCTCCAGCTGGGGTTGGAAAGCTGACTGGAGTGGATTGCAGAAAGCCGCCTCAGAAGGACACGAAATTGCAAGCCACACGATCACTCATCCTAATTTCAGTACGCTGGCCGATTCGCTGCAGAAACAGGAACTGGAGTTTTCTCAGGATACTATCAATGCTCATGTCACAGGCCAGAAGTGCATAACGATCGCCTATCCTTATTGTGTCACAGGTAACAGTGCATTGGTCGCCAGCTATTACATTGCGGCACGCGGCTGCTCGGGTCAGATAGTGGCTAAGACCCCGAGCGATTTTATGAATATTAGTTCCATTGTCTTAGGTGATCAGGGCCTGAACGCGGTCGCTGCTATCGAGTCTCCGGCGAACAGTGCAGTTGCTGCAAAAGGATGGTGCGTGTATCTGATTCATGGAATCAACGGGACCGAGCCAGGAGCATATTCGCCCATTTCACAAGATACGTTGCTCGCCACTCTCCAATACTTGAATGCCAATCCGGATGAATTCTGGGTTGCACCTTTCGGTACCGTGGCGAGATATATCATAGAAAGAAATTCAACGTCGGTCACGGAGATCTCTAATTACGGAGATAGTATTAGAGTTCAATTGACCGACAATTTGGATAGCGACTACTATGACATTCCGATCACGATCAGGCGTTCTCTTCCCGAAGGCTGGGATTCGGTGGTTGTCCTGCAAAATGGCGACACCCTGTCTTCACAAATGGTCAAGGTCGACACAGTTAAATACGTAATGTTTGATGGAGTGCCCAACGCCGGCAATATTACAATCGTCAACGAAACCGGAACGGCGGTCGGCCTGCGTGGTGGATTTGCTTCGCCCGAAGCGTTTGGACTCCTGCAAAATTATCCGAATCCGTTCAACCCTAGCACAAAGATCACTTATCAATTATCGAAAAGTGGTTACGTGACATTGAAAGTTTACGATGTACTTGGAAGGGCTGTGGCGGTGCTGGTAAATCAAAGGCAGAATGCGGGCAACTACAATGTCACTTTCGACGCAAACAATTTGTCGAGCGGTGCATATTTCTACAGAATCTCAACGGAAGAGTTTTCGGATGTAAAAAAACTTGTGTTAGTCAGATAA
- a CDS encoding glucuronoxylanase — MIGLMAAGCSKKNSVTGPGVIPNSANIDLNNTQQIIRGFGAANIVGWRPDMTPAQIQTAFGDGDGQVGLTIMRLRIPPDSTEFGIDVPSALSAEALGVTVIATPWTPPAWMKINDNLVGGYLDPNEYAAYAAHLKAFADTMKNNGVSIYAISVQNEPDAQVVYESCFWNATQFLSFMKHYAPSVGVPVFMPESESFDHQFSDSTLNDPVACANVALIGGHLYGNTNLGYPLAIAKGKELWMTEYLLTDTSWAAVLGTAKQINDCMNAQMSAYIWWYIVRYYGPIAETGNAPTKRGYVMSQYARFVRPGFYRVSATANPQSNVYVTAYKNSSKVVIVALNMDTSAVSQTFTMQNGSAATFTPYVTSVNVNCVQGRVDTVSSGYFTTTLEPSSVTTFVSN; from the coding sequence ATGATTGGGTTAATGGCCGCGGGTTGCTCAAAAAAAAATTCGGTCACCGGCCCTGGTGTAATACCAAATTCTGCAAATATCGATCTAAACAATACCCAGCAGATCATCAGGGGATTTGGTGCCGCCAACATTGTCGGCTGGCGGCCTGATATGACTCCTGCGCAAATCCAGACCGCTTTCGGCGACGGCGATGGACAGGTTGGTTTGACAATAATGCGGCTGCGAATCCCTCCCGACTCGACGGAGTTCGGCATCGATGTTCCTTCGGCACTGTCGGCGGAAGCGCTCGGTGTGACTGTCATTGCAACGCCGTGGACGCCTCCGGCGTGGATGAAGATAAATGATAACTTAGTCGGAGGCTACCTCGATCCTAACGAGTACGCGGCCTACGCCGCCCATCTTAAGGCATTTGCCGATACGATGAAAAACAACGGTGTCTCAATCTACGCCATCTCGGTTCAGAATGAACCCGATGCCCAAGTGGTGTACGAATCATGTTTTTGGAATGCAACACAGTTTCTCAGCTTCATGAAACATTATGCGCCGTCCGTTGGTGTTCCGGTTTTCATGCCTGAGTCGGAGAGTTTCGATCACCAGTTCTCAGACTCCACGCTGAACGATCCTGTCGCCTGCGCCAATGTCGCATTGATTGGAGGACACCTGTACGGGAACACGAATTTGGGTTACCCTTTAGCTATTGCCAAAGGGAAGGAATTGTGGATGACCGAATACCTCCTCACCGATACATCGTGGGCGGCAGTGCTCGGAACTGCGAAGCAGATCAATGATTGCATGAACGCTCAAATGAGCGCATATATATGGTGGTACATAGTAAGATATTACGGTCCGATCGCCGAAACGGGTAATGCGCCGACGAAGCGCGGTTACGTCATGTCCCAGTATGCGAGATTTGTAAGACCGGGCTTTTACAGAGTTTCTGCCACAGCTAACCCGCAATCAAATGTTTACGTGACGGCATACAAGAATAGCTCCAAAGTGGTCATCGTGGCACTGAACATGGACACGTCTGCAGTCAGTCAGACATTTACGATGCAGAACGGAAGCGCTGCTACCTTTACGCCTTACGTCACATCGGTCAATGTGAATTGTGTCCAGGGAAGGGTCGATACCGTATCGAGCGGATACTTCACGACCACTCTTGAGCCGTCGAGCGTAACGACTTTTGTGTCGAACTGA
- a CDS encoding alpha-glucuronidase family glycosyl hydrolase gives MKNIILKIVSTMLLVAACITVRAENGHGLWLRYKLVSDKHLREEYTKLVDGMIVEGESPTIQAAKNELQKGLSGLLGRMVPEIKSVNHNGEILVGSYKSSPLIEHAGVKSDLSKTGPEGFVIKSLEVGGRRVTVITANEDVGVLYGAFHFLNLLQTNQDISHINIVSFPRIKLRMLNHWDNLDGTRVYPGFSIWDWHTLPTYIKQIYVDYARADASIGINGTVLNNVNADPRIITHDYLVKIAALADVFRPYGIKVFLSANFDSPVKLGELKSADPFDPQVREWWKNKVKEIYSFIPDFGGFLVKANSEGEPGPGDYNRTQADGANVLAEAVKPYGGIVIWRAFVYAYNPKDRAREAYDIFKPLDGKFDSNVLLQVKNGPLDFQPREPFSPLFGAMPKTPLMMELDIGQGALGEDVGLVYLAPMWRECLMSDTYCRGKGSTVAKVVDGSIDGYETTGIAGVSNVSNECSWTGNIFGQANWYAFGRLAWDYDLTSSQIADEWIRMTFSNDTSVINPVEEIMMTSRENVVNYRDPIGLNMLGGWSVYHGPWVNNSVHADWNSPYYHRADSIGIGFDRTRTGSDAVDQYYPPVADQLNSLDTCPEEYLLWFHHVPWNYKMRSGNTLWDELSYHYYRGVEGVQEIQSIWNSLKGKVDSEEFNSVRMLLKIQHDDAVSWRDGCVLYFQTFSHLPIPAGLPAPEHDLEYYEEHNPR, from the coding sequence GTGAAAAACATAATCTTGAAGATTGTTTCGACCATGCTTCTTGTCGCAGCTTGCATTACCGTCCGTGCCGAAAACGGACACGGTCTCTGGCTGAGATATAAGCTTGTCTCAGATAAGCATCTGCGGGAAGAGTACACAAAGTTAGTCGATGGAATGATCGTAGAAGGAGAATCGCCGACAATCCAGGCTGCTAAGAATGAACTTCAGAAAGGATTAAGCGGATTGTTGGGAAGGATGGTTCCTGAAATCAAAAGTGTAAATCATAACGGAGAAATATTAGTAGGGAGCTATAAAAGTTCGCCATTGATCGAACATGCCGGTGTGAAAAGTGATCTGTCGAAAACCGGACCGGAAGGTTTTGTCATCAAAAGTTTAGAGGTCGGCGGACGAAGAGTAACTGTCATCACCGCTAACGAAGATGTAGGCGTGCTTTACGGCGCTTTCCATTTCTTAAATTTACTGCAGACGAACCAGGATATTTCCCACATCAACATTGTCTCCTTTCCGAGAATTAAACTGAGAATGTTAAATCACTGGGACAATCTTGATGGTACAAGAGTCTATCCTGGTTTTTCAATCTGGGATTGGCACACGCTTCCAACTTACATAAAGCAGATATATGTCGATTACGCCCGCGCCGACGCATCGATCGGCATCAATGGTACCGTGTTGAACAACGTCAACGCTGATCCGCGAATTATTACTCATGATTATCTTGTTAAGATTGCCGCGCTCGCAGATGTGTTCCGTCCTTATGGAATAAAAGTTTTTCTCAGTGCCAATTTCGACTCGCCCGTGAAATTGGGAGAATTGAAATCTGCAGATCCATTCGATCCACAAGTAAGAGAATGGTGGAAAAACAAAGTCAAGGAAATTTATTCCTTCATTCCGGATTTCGGAGGCTTTCTCGTGAAGGCCAATTCGGAAGGTGAACCCGGACCCGGAGACTACAATAGAACTCAGGCCGATGGTGCAAACGTGCTCGCGGAAGCGGTGAAACCTTATGGCGGAATCGTGATCTGGAGAGCTTTCGTCTATGCTTACAACCCCAAGGATCGTGCGCGCGAAGCCTACGATATATTCAAGCCGCTGGACGGAAAGTTCGACAGCAACGTCCTGCTACAGGTGAAGAACGGTCCGCTTGATTTTCAGCCGCGCGAACCGTTCAGCCCCTTGTTCGGCGCCATGCCAAAGACACCTCTGATGATGGAATTGGACATAGGTCAAGGTGCTTTGGGCGAAGATGTGGGTTTAGTTTATCTTGCTCCGATGTGGAGAGAGTGTCTTATGTCGGATACTTACTGCAGAGGAAAAGGATCCACGGTCGCGAAAGTCGTCGACGGCTCAATCGATGGTTACGAAACAACTGGCATTGCGGGAGTTTCAAATGTCAGCAACGAATGCAGCTGGACGGGGAACATTTTCGGACAGGCGAACTGGTACGCGTTCGGCCGCCTTGCCTGGGACTATGATCTTACTTCGAGTCAGATAGCCGACGAATGGATCAGGATGACCTTTTCGAACGACACGTCCGTAATAAATCCCGTTGAAGAAATAATGATGACTTCGCGAGAGAATGTAGTGAACTATAGAGATCCGATCGGTCTCAACATGTTAGGCGGGTGGAGTGTTTATCATGGACCATGGGTTAACAATTCGGTACATGCCGATTGGAATTCTCCATATTACCACAGAGCCGACAGCATCGGCATCGGCTTCGATCGTACGAGAACCGGCAGCGATGCCGTGGACCAGTATTATCCGCCGGTCGCCGACCAATTAAATTCCCTCGACACTTGCCCGGAAGAATATCTCCTCTGGTTTCATCATGTACCATGGAACTACAAGATGAGATCGGGTAATACCCTCTGGGATGAGCTTTCCTATCATTATTATAGAGGCGTCGAAGGCGTACAGGAAATTCAGAGCATATGGAATTCTTTAAAAGGGAAAGTAGACAGCGAGGAGTTCAATTCGGTACGAATGCTGCTAAAGATACAGCATGACGATGCTGTCAGCTGGAGAGACGGTTGCGTTCTATATTTCCAGACTTTTTCTCATTTGCCCATTCCTGCCGGATTACCTGCACCTGAACACGATCTTGAATATTACGAGGAGCATAATCCGAGGTGA
- a CDS encoding NPCBM/NEW2 domain-containing protein has product MALHSTTLRAQDFGNSALIPPMGWNSWDCYGPTVTEQEVKANADYMAAHLRNFGWNYIVVDIRWYVSNDKAHGYNETDPAINMDEYGRLLPAVNRFPSAADGEGFRPLADYVHGKGLKFGIHIMRGIPKLAVEKNTPIFRTSATARDIYSDKELCAWLGDMYTVDASKPGAQEYYNSLFKMYASWGVDFVKVDDISRPYHKDEIDMIRKAIDSCGRPIVLSLSPGETPMEDARHVSTHANMWRIIDDFWDNWSQLESHFVLFEKWIPYMSPGHWPDGDMLPLGMIGVRAENGNARMTRFTKDEQSTLMSLFLICRSPLMFGGNLPDNDEFTYGLITNEEALAVLQRSNNNRLLFDDGDKIAWVADDAGSGDKYVALFYAADRKPILESNAIWNSKLLTYKPSEQSADVKVRIDGAKKLYLVVTDGGDGNNWDHADWIEPKLTGKKGSLNLTALEWSSATSGWDTPKIDRSVGGNKLIVGGKEYADGIGTHATSVIEYDIPEGYDTFSSIVGLDKECVDHTEGATVKFQVFTRYPTGTMPEDSIEIFLDTEQLGFKGTCKVRDLWANGDIGEYTNAIPLNVRNHGARLLKISEVK; this is encoded by the coding sequence TTGGCACTCCATTCAACAACTCTCCGTGCTCAGGATTTTGGGAATTCGGCATTGATACCACCGATGGGATGGAACAGCTGGGATTGCTATGGACCTACTGTCACCGAGCAGGAAGTAAAGGCAAACGCAGATTATATGGCTGCTCATCTAAGAAATTTTGGATGGAATTATATCGTGGTCGATATTCGCTGGTATGTCTCAAATGACAAAGCGCATGGATACAATGAAACGGACCCCGCCATTAACATGGACGAATACGGCAGGCTTTTGCCTGCAGTTAATCGATTCCCCTCCGCTGCGGACGGCGAGGGATTCAGACCGCTTGCGGACTACGTTCACGGCAAGGGATTGAAATTTGGTATTCATATTATGCGCGGTATCCCGAAGCTGGCAGTTGAAAAAAACACACCGATCTTCCGGACCAGCGCGACTGCCAGAGATATTTACAGCGATAAGGAATTATGCGCGTGGCTCGGCGACATGTACACAGTGGACGCGAGCAAACCGGGCGCGCAGGAATATTACAATTCACTTTTCAAAATGTACGCATCATGGGGGGTTGATTTTGTAAAAGTGGACGACATCTCGCGTCCTTATCATAAAGATGAAATCGACATGATCCGCAAAGCCATAGACAGCTGCGGACGGCCGATCGTCCTTAGCCTGTCGCCGGGCGAAACGCCTATGGAAGACGCCCGGCATGTCAGCACCCACGCAAACATGTGGCGCATCATAGACGATTTCTGGGACAACTGGTCTCAACTGGAGTCGCACTTTGTACTCTTCGAGAAATGGATTCCGTACATGAGTCCGGGTCATTGGCCGGACGGTGACATGCTTCCGCTGGGGATGATTGGCGTCCGTGCGGAGAACGGCAACGCCCGTATGACCAGGTTCACCAAAGACGAGCAGAGTACTCTGATGTCGCTATTCTTAATCTGCCGATCGCCGTTGATGTTCGGCGGCAATCTTCCTGATAATGACGAATTTACTTACGGCCTGATCACGAATGAGGAGGCGCTCGCCGTCCTGCAAAGAAGCAATAACAACAGATTGCTTTTCGATGATGGGGACAAAATCGCGTGGGTAGCCGATGATGCAGGGAGCGGCGACAAATATGTCGCTCTCTTCTATGCCGCTGACAGGAAACCGATATTGGAAAGCAATGCAATATGGAACAGCAAACTTCTTACATATAAACCGTCTGAACAAAGTGCCGATGTGAAAGTGAGAATTGACGGGGCCAAGAAACTTTACCTTGTAGTCACCGACGGCGGAGACGGAAACAATTGGGATCATGCCGATTGGATAGAACCGAAACTTACGGGCAAGAAAGGCTCACTGAACCTGACAGCTCTTGAATGGTCAAGCGCAACTTCAGGATGGGATACGCCAAAGATAGACAGAAGCGTGGGCGGAAATAAATTGATCGTCGGCGGCAAAGAATATGCTGACGGGATCGGCACACATGCCACGTCGGTCATAGAATATGATATCCCTGAAGGATATGATACTTTTTCTTCCATCGTGGGGCTCGATAAAGAATGTGTTGACCATACCGAAGGAGCAACCGTCAAGTTCCAGGTGTTCACCCGGTATCCCACCGGCACTATGCCGGAAGATTCGATTGAAATTTTTCTGGATACTGAGCAACTGGGTTTCAAAGGGACATGTAAAGTTCGCGACCTGTGGGCGAATGGGGATATTGGAGAATACACGAATGCGATACCGCTGAACGTGAGGAATCATGGAGCGAGGCTGCTGAAGATCAGTGAAGTCAAATGA